In one Bactrocera tryoni isolate S06 chromosome 5, CSIRO_BtryS06_freeze2, whole genome shotgun sequence genomic region, the following are encoded:
- the LOC120776446 gene encoding putative phosphatidate phosphatase, with the protein MSAMKDNRLTTADRRFLRSLLTDLIIFIVLGIPILICEFVLEPFRRGFFCDDESIRYPFRPNTITTVMLGVIVLAVPALIMLLVELTLFYRCDRIRETVLLLGYKVPAWLVEFAQHALYFTFGGLLTLEATEIGKFTIGRLRPHFISVCQPQLSDGSNCESPQNLHRYIENYICVGSGYTSEDVWQARLSFPSGHSSLCFFALTYVAIYLQYKITWRGSKLTRHFLQFTLVMLAWFTALSRIMDNWHHWSDVLCGGLLGLAMALITARYITKEFKTPQACLRVELPRQDTCTTLNEIVPTPPPYTLGHDVDGSMPSLQRASNGSNTQSFSNEQYCSKV; encoded by the coding sequence ATGAGCGCCATGAAAGACAATAGACTTACCACCGCTGATCGCCGGTTCCTGCGCAGCTTGCTGACCGATCTAATCATCTTCATAGTGCTCGGCATACCGATCCTTATATGCGAGTTTGTGCTTGAACCGTTTCGTCGCGGCTTCTTCTGCGACGACGAGTCGATACGTTATCCTTTTCGTCCAAATACGATAACCACTGTCATGCTCGGTGTAATTGTTTTGGCTGTGCCGGCGTTGATAATGCTTCTAGTCGAATTAACACTCTTCTATCGTTGCGATCGCATACGTGAAACGGTGCTGCTGCTCGGCTACAAAGTACCCGCGTGGCTGGTGGAATTCGCGCAGCATGCGCTTTACTTTACCTTTGGTGGCTTACTCACGTTGGAGGCGACGGAGATCGGCAAGTTCACAATTGGACGGCTGCGTCCACATTTCATTAGCGTGTGTCAGCCACAGTTGAGCGACGGCAGCAATTGCGAGTCGCCACAGAATCTGCATCGCTACATTGAGAATTATATTTGTGTGGGCAGCGGCTATACGTCGGAAGACGTGTGGCAGGCGCGTCTCTCCTTCCCCAGCGGTCACTCGAGCTTGTGCTTCTTTGCGCTCACTTATGTCGCCATATATCTGCAATACAAGATCACCTGGCGCGGTTCGAAATTGACGCGGCATTTTCTGCAGTTCACACTCGTAATGTTGGCTTGGTTCACGGCGCTGTCGCGCATTATGGACAATTGGCATCACTGGTCGGATGTGCTGTGTGGCGGTCTCTTGGGTCTTGCAATGGCCTTGATTACCGCGCGTTATATAACAAAGGAATTTAAGACGCCGCAAGCGTGCTTGCGCGTGGAGCTGCCGCGACAGGATACGTGCACGACGTTGAACGAGATCGTGCCGACGCCGCCACCGTATACGTTGGGACATGACGTCGATGGCAGCATGCCGTCGCTGCAACGGGCGAGCAATGGCAGCAACACGCAGAGCTTCAGTAATGAGCAGTATTGCTCGAAAGTGTGA